The Leptospira sp. WS39.C2 genome contains a region encoding:
- the nuoE gene encoding NADH-quinone oxidoreductase subunit NuoE translates to MAYQFSQESEKRFQRLIPQFPSKRSLILPCLFLLQTDKGFVDTEGMQYIADRIGAPVSLAQVHGVATFYTMYNKKPVGKLHIQICANISCYLAGSDSITEHVCSKLGIKKGETTKDKKYTVDEVQCLGACGFGPVAQINDKYYENLTPESIEKILSELEKEG, encoded by the coding sequence ATGGCGTATCAATTTTCACAAGAATCGGAAAAACGTTTCCAAAGACTCATCCCACAATTTCCAAGCAAACGTTCTCTCATTTTGCCTTGTCTCTTTTTGTTACAAACTGACAAAGGTTTTGTGGATACAGAAGGGATGCAGTACATAGCCGATCGCATTGGCGCACCAGTATCCCTCGCACAAGTTCACGGTGTAGCAACGTTTTACACCATGTACAATAAAAAACCTGTTGGAAAACTCCACATCCAAATTTGCGCAAATATCTCTTGTTATCTGGCAGGTTCTGATTCCATCACAGAACATGTTTGTTCCAAATTGGGAATAAAAAAAGGGGAAACCACAAAGGACAAAAAATACACTGTGGATGAAGTGCAGTGCCTTGGCGCTTGTGGGTTTGGACCTGTGGCTCAGATCAATGACAAATACTATGAAAATTTAACTCCAGAATCCATCGAAAAGATTCTTTCTGAATTGGAAAAAGAAGGATAA